The genomic window GATGAGTGTCATGCTGGAATGAACTAAGTGCAAGTTATTATCAATAAATTTACCACTGAATAGATGATGCCGAGCAACTTAGGCGAGGGCTTTCTGGATCAAATGAACATTGTTTTATTGAATCCCAGACTGTACGCGCCACAAACTGGTATAAATTCCATCAATTGCTAGTAATTCCTCATGCTTACCCTGCTCGACAATTTGACCATGATCCATCACATATATACAATGACTGTGGCGAATTGTGGAAAGACGATGTGCGATCGCGATCGTAGTCCGATTCACGGTAATCTTTTCTAAAGAACGTTGGATTGCGGCTTCAGTTTCATTATCCACCGCAGATGTCGCCTCATCCAAAATCAAAATCGGCGGATTTTTTACCACTGCTCTAGCGATCGCTATCCGTTGGCGTTGTCCTCCAGATAACTTTTGTCCTCGCTCCCCAACTATTGTTTCATAACCTTGGGGTAACTCCCTAATAAAATCATGTGCTTCAGCTACTTTCGCAGCATTAATGATTGCTTCATCAGTCGCTTCAAAAGTACCGTAGGCAATATTTTCTGCCACCGTACCATGAAATAAAAATACATCTTGACTAACTAAGCCAATACTGCGACGCAAATCAGATAAATTCAACTCGTGAATATCAATCCCATCAATAGTAATTGAGCCATGAGAAACATCATAAAATCGCAACAATAGTTTTACTAAGGTGCTTTTACCCGAACCAGTAGAGCCAACAACCGCAATAGTTTTTCCCGCAGGAATATGTAAAGATAAATCCTTAATTATTGTTGCACTATTTCGATAAGCAAAAGTAACATTTTTAAACTCAACTTCCCCCTTTACTTGCTCCACAACTAAGGGCATATCTCCCGTAATAACTTGGATGGGAGTATCTAACAAATCCATAACTCGCTTTGTAGAAGCCATTGCTCTTTGATAGTGGTCAAAAGTTTCTCCTAAAAATACCAACGGCCACAATAATCTTTGGACTAAAACTAATAAAACACTATAATTACCGATGGATATTCTACCAGAATAAGCTGCCATACCTCCCAAAAATAATAAAGCCGTAAACCCAACTAAAACTAACATTCTAATTACAGGCACAAAAGCAGCAGAAAGTTTAATTGCTTTGGCATTACTTTTTTTATACGCATCACTTTCTGTTGCTAATCTGGCACTTTCATATTTTTCAGCAGTGAAACTTTTAATGGTGGTAATCCCACTAATATTATTGGCTAAACGAGAATTCAAAAAGCTCACCTTTTCTCTAACATCAGCATAACGAGGTTCAAGGCGTTTTTGATATACTAAAGAACCCCAGAGAATAAAAGGCATTGGCAGCATTGCTGCTAAGGTGATGTTGAAAGGTAAAATTAAGAATGCACCACCGATTAAGATTATAAATGAGGTAGTAACTTGAATAATTTCATTAGCTCCCCCATTTAAGAAGTCTTCGAGTTGATTGATATCATCACCGAGAATAGACATCAAACCGCCTGTACTACTATCTTCAAAATAAGCTGATTCTAATTCTTGTAAATGATTGTAGGCATCTAAACGTAAATTATGTTGAATATTTTGGGCTAAGTTCCGCCAAATCCTATCATAAGCATACTGAGAAAGTGATTCAAATATCCAAACAATGACGGTTATTAATGAAAGTAGAGCAAATTGCCATACTACTTCTTGAATGCCTAATTTACCAATAAAAGAATCTTGCTTTTGGACTAATATATCTACAGCTATACCTATTAACCAAGGTGGGGCTAAATCTAAAATTGTATTAATTATAGAGTAGGTAGATGCTTGATAAATTTGTCCACGATATTTTTGTCCGTAGTTGAGTAACCTTTGGAGGGGAGAGAGTTTATTTGATAAAGGATGGAATTTGGATGTCATTGTCAGAGTGCAAGTTCAGTGATTTAGGTTTTCTAGTTAGTCATTGCAATGGCA from Nostoc sp. UHCC 0870 includes these protein-coding regions:
- a CDS encoding ABC transporter ATP-binding protein, with the protein product MTSKFHPLSNKLSPLQRLLNYGQKYRGQIYQASTYSIINTILDLAPPWLIGIAVDILVQKQDSFIGKLGIQEVVWQFALLSLITVIVWIFESLSQYAYDRIWRNLAQNIQHNLRLDAYNHLQELESAYFEDSSTGGLMSILGDDINQLEDFLNGGANEIIQVTTSFIILIGGAFLILPFNITLAAMLPMPFILWGSLVYQKRLEPRYADVREKVSFLNSRLANNISGITTIKSFTAEKYESARLATESDAYKKSNAKAIKLSAAFVPVIRMLVLVGFTALLFLGGMAAYSGRISIGNYSVLLVLVQRLLWPLVFLGETFDHYQRAMASTKRVMDLLDTPIQVITGDMPLVVEQVKGEVEFKNVTFAYRNSATIIKDLSLHIPAGKTIAVVGSTGSGKSTLVKLLLRFYDVSHGSITIDGIDIHELNLSDLRRSIGLVSQDVFLFHGTVAENIAYGTFEATDEAIINAAKVAEAHDFIRELPQGYETIVGERGQKLSGGQRQRIAIARAVVKNPPILILDEATSAVDNETEAAIQRSLEKITVNRTTIAIAHRLSTIRHSHCIYVMDHGQIVEQGKHEELLAIDGIYTSLWRVQSGIQ